In Oncorhynchus keta strain PuntledgeMale-10-30-2019 chromosome 19, Oket_V2, whole genome shotgun sequence, a single genomic region encodes these proteins:
- the LOC118398111 gene encoding tyrosinase-like: MWLLLLHSVFFLQCVRLSQQQFPRLCATTEALLSKECCPVWDGDGSACGASSGRGFCRDVEVSDLPNGLNYPFSGLDDRERWPLVFYNRTCQCASNYLGFNCGECQFGLFGTKCGEKRESVRRNVFHLSAAERRKLISYLNLAKHTVSQDYVIATGTYREMNNGSTPLFSDVSTYDVFVWMHYYVSRNALLGGPGNVWTDVDFAHWAPAFLPWHRAYLLHWERDIRKLTGDFEFSIPYWDWRDAQGCDVCTDDLMGARSPRDPNRISPASVFSSWRVMCSRAEDYSVRGVLCDGSNEGPLLRNPGNHNRNLVPRLPTAAEVEFTVSLRDYDTGAMDRSANFSFRNTMEGFGNPQTGLGNSRVMGMHASLHIFMNGSMSSVQGSANDPIFLLHHAYVDSIYEQWLRRHAPEQTQYPEFNAPIGHNRQYHMVPFIPLHRNIEYFTSSKDLGYEYSYMLDSGKRISEVLSPYLELMMEAWPWLLGALVLGALVATTVAMVAVTMTRVCWGVWPWQHGEKSSAFHLPEWEPLIISSDSDTPNYHTV; this comes from the exons ATGTGGCTCTTGCTCCTCCACAGTGTGTTTTTCCTCCAGTGTGTGCGGTTATCCCAGCAGCAGTTTCCCCGTCTCTGCGCCACCACGGAGGCCCTGCTCTCTAAGGAGTGCTGCCCGGTCTGGGATGGGGATGGCTCGGCTTGCGGGGCCAGCTCTGGCAGGGGGTTCTGCCGGGACGTGGAGGTATCGGATCTACCCAACGGGCTGAATTACCCGTTCTCCGGCTTggacgacagagagagatggcCTCTGGTGTTTTATAACCGGACCTGCCAGTGCGCCTCTAACTACTTGGGGTTCAACTGCGGAGAGTGCCAGTTCGGGCTGTTTGGTACTAAGTGCGGGGAGAAGAGAGAGTCCGTGAGGCGGAACGTGTTTCACCTTTCGGCGGCGGAAAGACGGAAACTTATCTCTTACCTCAACCTGGCCAAGCACACAGTCAGCCAGGATTATGTCATAGCAACCGGGACCTACCGGGAGATGAATAACGGGAGCACCCCACTGTTCTCTGACGTCTCGACCTATGACGTGTTTGTGTGGATGCACTACTATGTCTCGAGGAATGCTCTTCTCGGTGGACCGGGGAATGTCTGGACAGATGTGGACTTCGCACACTGGGCTCCCGCCTTTCTGCCGTGGCACCGTGCGTACCTGCTGCACTGGGAGCGTGATATTCGGAAGCTGACCGGGGACTTTGAATTTTCCATCCCGTACTGGGACTGGCGGGACGCGCAGGGCTGTGACGTTTGCACCGACGACCTGATGGGCGCCCGGAGCCCCCGAGACCCCAACCGCATCAGCCCTGCTTCAGTGTTCTCTTCTTGGAGG gTGATGTGTTCGCGTGCGGAAGACTACAGCGTGAGGGGGGTGCTGTGTGACGGCAGCAACGAGGGGCCGTTGCTGCGTAACCCTGGCAACCACAATCGTAACTTGGTTCCGCGGTTGCCAACGGCAGCAGAGGTGGAGTTCACGGTCAGTCTTCGTGACTACGACACGGGAGCCATGGACCGCTCCGCTAACTTCAGCTTCAGAAACACAATGGAAG GTTTTGGGAACCCTCAGACAGGCCTGGGTAACAGTAGGGTGATGGGGATGCATGCCTCTCTTCACATCTTCATGAATGGCTCCATGTCTTCAGTTCAGGGGTCAGCTAATGACCCTATTTTCCTACTGCACCACGCCTACGTAGACAG tatctatgAGCAGTGGTTGAGGAGACATGCTCCAGAGCAGACCCAATACCCAGAGTTCAATGCTCCCATCGGCCACAACAGGCAGTACCACATGGTGCCCTTCATACCTCTACACAGGAACATAGAATACTTCACCTCCAGCAAAGACCTGGGGTACGAATACTCCTACATGCTCGACTCAG gCAAGAGGATATCGGAGGTTCTCAGCCCTTACCTGGAACTGATGATGGAGGCGTGGCCCTGGTTGCTAGGGGCGTTGGTCCTGGGGGCCCTGGTAGCTACAACTGTGGCTATGGTAGCTGTGACAATGACCCgggtgtgttggggtgtgtggcCATGGCAACATGGGGAGAAGAGTTCAGCATTTCACCTACCAGAATGGGAACCTCTCATCATCAGCAGTGATAGTGATACccccaactaccacactgtttag